The sequence GGCTAAAACCAATCGTCATCCAGATTTCATTACGATTGATGGTGGTGAAGGTGGAACTGGCGCTACTTACCAGGCTATGGCAGATTCGGTTGGACTACCTATTAAACCTGCCTTAATGATTGCGCAAAAGGTATTAAAGAAATATGAAGTTCGTGATAAAGTTACCCTCATTGCCAGTGGAAAGTTATTTTCACCAGACCGAATTGCGATCGCAATGTCTATGGGTGCAGATGTCGTGCAAATTGCTAGAGGACTGATGATTGCCGTTGGGTGTATTGGGGCGCAGAAGTGTCATTCCAATGAATGTCCCGTTGGAGTGGCGACAACGAACCCAAAACTACAAAAGGCATTAGTTATTGATGAAAAGAGGTATAGGGTTACGAATTACCTCACTACTCTTCGTGAGGAGTTATTCTTATTAGCGGCCGCAGCAGGTTTAACATCACCGAGACAATTTAATGAAAAGCATATTGTCTACGTTGATCAGGAGTTTCAAGTTAAAACGATTGAACAGATTAAAGAAGCAGAAAAAGAATTACAGCTGATTTCTTAACCTTGACAGAGTGCGAGTGCTTTCCTTGAATGGAAACTGCTTGCACTCTTTTTTAGTTTTATACTTAGTCGATTAATTATTACTAATTGATTAAAAAAGTGTTGACAAAGAGTGATATCCATGATAAATTTACCTTGAATTAAAGATGATTTAATTTGAGAAACCTTAATTACTAGTTAATAAAGGCTTGAAAACAGTTATTGTTAGAAAATATCAATAGAAAAGTTGAATTAGAATTAATCTAGCTTTCATAAGATTGAAAAAATAAGAAGAACGATTCAAAACACTAATGTATACACTGACTCTCAACCTCAAATACCTTTAATTAAAAATATTTGATTGACAAATAAAAATATCTATGATATATTTATTTTGAAGTCAAGATACTTTAATAAATGATTAATTTTTTATATATATTTTTTTAACTAATATCTCGAGATCGAGATTCTGCAAGTGGAGGAAACAATCATGAATCAATTGAAAGGACTTCATCATGTAACAGCAATTACAAGCAGTGCAGAGAAGATTTACGATTTCTTCACATATGTATTGGGAATGCGTCTAGTTAAGAAAACGGTAAATCAAGATGATATTAATACGTACCATTTATATTTCACAGATGATGTTGGAAGTCCCGGAACTGATATGACGTTTTTCGATTTTCCTGGAATCCCAAAAGGGGTCCATGGTACAAATGAAATTTCAAAAACATCTTTCCGTGTACCCACTGATGAGGCATTGGAGTATTGGGTGAAACGGTTTGATAAATATGAAATCAAACATACCGGAATTAAAGAACAATTTGGTAAAAAGACATTATCCTTTGCTGATTTCGATGATCAGCAATACCAATTGATTTCAGATCAACATAATCAAGGTGTTTCTTCCGGAAAACCGTGGCCGAATGGACCGATTCCATTAGAATTTTCGATTACCGGATTGGGGCCAATTTTTATTCGTACATCGCATATGGATTATTTCAAAGAATTATTAGAAAAAGTCTTCTATATGAGTGAAACTGCTCAGGAAGAATCATTCCATTTATTTGAAATGGGTGAGGGTGGCAATGGTGCACAAGTGATTGTGGAATATAACACGATCCTTCCGCAAGCACGCCAAGGTTTTGGGACGGTTCATCATACAGCATTCCGAGTCGATGAACGTGCAGACTTAGAGGCATGGCAGCAACACCTGCAAGCATTCCAATTGCAAAACTCAGGTTATGTAGAGCGTTATTATTTTGGCTCTTTATATACACCTGTAGCCCCGGGCATCTTGTTTGAATTAGCAACAGATGGACCTGGATTCATGGAAGATGAACCATATGAAACATTAGGTGAAAAATTATCATTACCACCATTCTTTGAGCCACAGCATGAACGAATCGAGGCAATGGTTCGACCGCTTGATACCGTTCGCAGTACGTTGAAGATTGAAAAAGAATACTTGTAAGGAGGAAATCATCCTATGGGATTTTTTGATAAATTATTTGGAAAAGAAAAAAAGGAGGAAGAAACAATGGCAAAATTAAACATTGGTATTATTTTAGGTTCAACACGTGAAGGACGCGTAAGTCCACAAGTAGGAGCATGGGTAAAGGAAATCGCTGATAAGCGCGGGGATGCAAACTATACAATTATTGATATTGCTGATTATAAATTACCATTACTAGGTGAAGAAGGCGGCGACGCATCAGGTGCAGCTGCATGGTCTGAAATCATTGCGGCACAAGATGGATTCGTATTCATCGTACAAGAATATAATCACTCGATTACAGGTGCTCTAAAAAATGCACTAGATTATCTACGTGAAGAGTGGAACAACAAAGCAGCAGGGATCGTTTCTTACGGTTCAGTAGGTGGAGCTCGTGCAGCTGAACATTTACGCGGCATCTTAGGTGAATTACTAGTAGCAGATGTACGTGTTCACCCAGCATTATCCCTATTCACAGACTTTGAAAATGGAACAGACTTCAAACCAGCAGCAGTTCAAGAAGATTCAGTAAACCAAATGTTAGATCAATTAATTCCTTGGTCAAAAGCACTATTTACCATTCGCTAATCAATAATAAATATTCAGGGGTGCTAGGTATCCTCCATTAAATGGATGGTTCCTGGCACCCCTTTTTATTTTTTTCTATCTCTAAATCTTAGAAACTATGAGTACTTGGACCTTCTTCATGGTATAATCCTCTTAATCAAAATAAAATACAGGGGGATATGTTGGTGATTGAGGAAAATAGCATAGGGAAAAGGTTGGTTCATCATAAAGAAGGGGTTTATTTTGCTTTAACTCTATTAGTTAGTATTTTGACTTATGTGGCTTTACTTTTTTCAATTATTGGGATTGTTATTATAGCTGCAATTATTCTCGTTTCTTATTTCTTTCATGCTCTATCAATGGCATCTATTCGACGAAATGGGGTTCGTTTGAGTGAGCGTCAATTTCCTGAAATCTATGAAAAGGCCGTGAAGCTGGCTCATAATATGGAGATAGAGAAAATGCCAGCTATTTATGTAATGGAATCGATGGGGATCATGAATGCCTTTGCTACTCGTTTTTTTGGGAAAAATATGGTGGTTATATATTCAGAAATTTTTGATTTGAGTGAAGAGAAGCGTAATGATGAGCTATTGTTTGTCCTTGCCCATGAATTTGCGCATATTAAGAGACGACACGTGTTGGTACATATGCTCCTGCTACCGGCCATGTTCATTCCATTTTTAGGTGAAGCTTATTTACGTGCATGTGAGTATACTTGTGATCGCTATGCCGCTTATTATATAGATAATGTAGATGCGGCCAAAGAGGCATTATCCATGCTCGCTATTGGAAAAAGGCTTTCTTCAAAAATGAATAAGGAAGCATTTGTCCAACAAATTTCAGAGGAATCAGGATTTTTTGCTTGGTTAAGCGAAAAGCTTTCAAGCCATCCTCATTTACCTAAACGAATTAATGCACTGGACAACTGGGTGAACCCAGAACAATACCCATTAATTCGTGAAAAGAGAGTAGGATTAGTTGTTGGTGTTGTTGTTTCCGTCCTGCTTGTTGGTATACTAACCGGAGCAGTTGCTCTTATTGTAAAAGGAACCAGTACGCTAACTGCCTTTTTGGAGGATCCATATTTATATGGAGAGGAAGAGTATTTCGAAGAGGAGATGTATCCTCCTGTCATTCAGGCTGTATTTGATGAGGACATGGAAATGCTCGAGCAGGCCGTTACAGACGGGGCTGATATTGATGAAAAAGACAGTGAAGGTTTCACTGCTCTCCAATATGCTGTTATGTGGGGAGACAGCGAATCAGCAGAATGGTTAATTCAAAACGGGGCAGATGTCAATACAACGGATTCCTGGGGATCAACGCCTTTAATCAATGCGGTTTTTAATGACACAGATGTTGAAACAGTAGAACTATTACTTGGTAACGGAGCGGATCCAACGATAAAAGACTCCGAAGGAAAAACAGCTTACGACTATGCCGTCGAAAATAGAGATGCACAGTTGAGGGATTTATTACAATAATAAAAACAGAGCACCATCTATTTTTGGATGGTGCCCTTGCCATTTAATAACTTATTCTATAAGACTCTATATAGTATAGATGGAATGCAAGATGAATCCTTACATTTCATTATAAGTAATCTTTTCTAAGTTCTTCCGCTGAGCGTGGTGAAATGTAACCAGGTGCGATGTCAAAAACGGTTTTAGCCCCAAATTGTTTTTCTTGGTTTAAACGATAAGCAGCTCTTGCATAGGCAACTAATACACTCGCTGTAAATTCAGGGTTGCTATCTAGTTTAAGGGAGAATTCGTAAATTTGCTTGTTGTTTTCTCCTGTATTGCCACCTCTGATGACAAAACCCCCATGTGGTGCCTTCGTGTGGTCACGATTAAATTCTTGTTCTGAGATAAAATGCACTTCTGTATGATAATCAGCGAAGTAGTTTGGCATCGTTTTGATTTCATTTTCGATTGTTCCTTGATCTGCACCTTCCTCAGGAACAATATAGCAAACTCGTGTATGCTTTTCCGCAGTCGTTAGTTCAGGATTTGCACCGCTGCGAACTTTTTCCATGGCGTCTTCAGATGGAATCGTATATTGTACACCTTTTTTAACCCCTTTGACTCTTCTGACAGCATCTGAGTGACCTTGGCTAAGTCCTTTTCCCCAGAATGTATAATTTTCTCCGTTCGGTAAGATCGCATCTGCCATCACGCGGTTGATGGAAAATAAACCTGGGTCCCAACCTACAGAGATAATGGCTGTTGTATTATTTTTTGCGGCCACTTCATTTACAGATTGATAAAACTCAGGAATTTTAGCGTGTGTATCAAAGCTATCTACTGTGTTGAACATGCTTGCAAAATGGGGAGTTTGTTCAGGTAAATCAGTTGCAGACCCACCGCAGAGAAGCATGACATCAATATCGTCTTTGTAATCACTTGCACTTGAAATATGTAAAGATTTTACATTTGGATCATCTAAAATTAACTCTTTCGGATCTCTTCTAGTGAAAACGGCTACTAATTCCATATCTTGAGTTTCTTTAATAGCTTTAATAGCCCCTTTTCCAAGATTCCCATAACCGACGATGCCTAGTCTAATTTTTTTCTTGCTCATACTCCCTATCTCCTTTTTCATTATTAAATTTTGATTAGCGAAGAAATGACTCTAGTTTGCCAATGCTAGAGTCATTCCGATGACTAACACTTAATTATAAGTGTAGCAAATAATTTCTGTAAATCATATTGGCTGCTGTTTCGTAAAATGAGAAAGGGTGACAAGCTATCAAGTGAATGTTAAGTATCAGCTTACTTATCAAACCTCAATTATAATTGGCAGGATCATCGGTTTTTTCTTTGTTTGGGCAAATAAGTATTGACCAACTGATTTTTTAATATTTTGCTTCATGGTGTTCCAGCGATGGATATTTGCTTTTTGCATCTCATCAATGGATTTTGCCACAATATGATTAACCTCATTTAGAAGTTCCTCGGATTCTCGTGCATAAACAAATCCTCGAGAAATCGTGTCAGGTCCCGAAATAATTGTTCTTTCGGCTTTACTCAGAGTAATGACGATAACGAGCATGCCGTCTTCAGAAAGTTGTTTGCGGTCCCGTAAAACGATACTTCCAACATCCCCAATTCCAAGCCCATCTACAAAAGTGTTTCCAGAAGGGATCGTCCGAGTCTGGCGGGCAACATCATTAGAAAAATCAACGACATCTCCATTGTTAATGATAAAAGTGTTGGCTCTATCAACACCGACAGACTCCGCCAACAAACGGTGGTGATGTAGCATTCGATGTTCCCCGTGGATCGGAATAAAATATTTTGGTTTCATTAAAGTGAGCATCAGCTTTAAGTCCTCTTGGTAGCCATGGCCCGAAACGTGCATCCCTGTAGAACTTCCTGAGCCATATATCACATTTGCTCCCAATTGAAATAAGTTATCGATAATTCGTGAAACATCTTTTTCATTTCCAGGTATTGGAGAGGCGGCTAGAATCACTGTATCTCCAGGATAAATGGAAACATCACGATAACTTCCATTTGCTAATCGAGCAAGGGCGGCCATCGGCTCCCCCTGACTTCCTGTACATAAGATCACGACACGTTCCGGATCTAGATGTTCCACTTCTCGAGCATCGATAAGCATCCCGTCAGGAATATGTAAATATCCTCGCTCAATCGCAACATTAACAACATTAATCATACTTCTCCCAAGAAGGGCGAGCTTTCGGCGAGTCTTCACTGCCGCTTCAACAACTTGTTGGACCCGGTTTACATTGGAAGCAAAAGTAGAGACAAAGATTTTTCCATCTGCTTTTGTAAAGGCTTCATGCAAGTGGTCACTTACAATCCTTTCGGAAGGGGTTAACCCTTTCCGTTCAGCGTTGGTACTTTCCGATATAAGAGCTAAAACCCCTTGATCACCAATTTGCGCCATTTTATGTATATCAGATATTTGATTGTTAGCAGGTGTTAAGTCAAATTTAAAATCTCCAGTGTGAACTACATTTCCCTCTGGGGTATGAAAGACAATCCCGAGACAATCTGGAATGCTATGACTGACTTTAAAAAAGGAGGTTTTGATAGCTCCTAATTCGAGATTGGACTCAGAGTCAATCGGAATAAGAGTCGTATCTCTTGTTAAACGGTGCTCATCTAATTTTAACTCGATTAAACCAAGTGTAAAGCGAGTAGCATAAATCGGTACATTTAACTTTTGTAAGAAGTAGGGAATCCCACCGATATGATCTTCGTGTCCATGTGTCACGATTAATGCTCGTACTTTTTCTTTATTATCCTCTAAATAGGTTACGTCGGGAATAATGAGATCAATACCAAATAAAGTCTCGTCTGGAAACTTCCCTCCACAGTCGATAACGATAATATCTTCTGCATATTCAATGGCGTACATGTTTTTACCGATTTCATTAATCCCACCTAAGGCGAAAAATGATAACGGATTACTTTGTGAAGTCATTTCTATACCCTCCTACATTTTACAAGTATATTTAGTATTTCCTTTGATCGATTTTTATTCCCAAAATGTAAATGTAAACACTTTCCAGAATCTGGCTGGCCTCTGTATCTGTTGAAGTTTACTGCCTTCCATAAATGGTTATACAGAAAGTGGACAGTTATTAAGGGAGGAGTATGTGTGTGGGAACTTTTGCGGAATTGGATTTGATTTTTAACCGGACGAAAGATGCGTTAACGGAGTTTATGGGAATCATCACCCCTATCATTGAGAATGCCAAAGATGATCATGAACGGCTTTTTTGGCATCATATTTACGAAGAAGAAGAACACCGTTCAGACAGACTAGATCTTCTTATGCCAAAAGTTCAAACGTTGGTTAAGGACGGGGATAAGGCTGCTAATAGTAATCGCTTAGAGCTTGTTCATTTATTACAAGACATAAGTCTAGAGAAATTTGGTTTACATAATTTTTTAGAGCATCTTGATTTATTTCTTTTTCAATTTAAAGAAACAGAAGCAGGAGAAAAAGTCCAGGTTTTACGGGATATAACAAATGAGGACTACCAACAAATGAAGGGATTAATGGAACAGTTGAACCAAGATTTTCAAGGGGAACTAGAATTTAAGACATCCATCCCAACGGATGAAAAGGAAGACAATCCTTCAAATGTGAAAATTGAAGCCTATTCAAGTGAACCTTCCCAAATCACAGCTCAAGGGAAACAAAAGGTAAGAAAGTCATTAACGGTTGGCAGCCTGAAACGAAAATAAAAGAGGAGTGGTAAGTATGGATAAGTCAATTTTATTTGCGGAATCGACCTTAACAAGAGAAGATTGGCAGGAGTTAGATCAAACCGTATTTGAAAGTGTGAAAAAACAACTCGTTGGAAGACGATTCATTGATATTTATGGCCCGCTTGGGGAAGGAGTTCAATCCGTTACGAATGATATTTATGCAACGCCTGAACAAGGTGAGATTAGTTTTCATGGGGAGGATTTAGGGTTATCAGTACCTTCTAGCAGGGTTACCCTTACCATTCCGATGCTATATAAGGATTTTATTTTATACTGGCGTGATATTCAACAAGCGAAAACGCTTGGAAGTCCAATTGATTTTTCGGCATCAGCAAATGCGGGGCAACAATGTGCACTACTTGAAGATGACTTGATTTTCAACGGGTCGGAAGAATTTAATATACCAGGCATCATGAACGTAAAAGGGAAGTTATCGCATATTCGCAGTGATTGGATGGAATCAGGAAATGCGTTTGGTGATGTGGTAGAAGCAAGAAATAAACTACTCCGCATGGGACATACCGGCCCATATGCTTTAGTGCTGTCACCTGAATTGTATGCCCTAGTACACCGTGTGCATCAAGGAACCCATGTTTTAGAAATTGAGCATATTCGGGAATTGATGACAGCAGGGGTTTACCAATCCCCGATGATTAAAAAAGGAACAGGATTTGTTATTGACGCAGGAAGGCAAAACATTGATTTAGCGATTGCTAGCGATTTTGATACCTACTTTTTAGATCAAGATAACATGAATTTTTATTTCCGTGTCTTCGAAACCGTTGTGCCAAGAATCAAACGTCCAAGTGCAATTTGCACATTAGAGGATTTATCTGAATGAAAAAATGCCAGGCACCTTCATAGGAGATGCCTGGCATTACTTTAAGCAATTGAGTAAACGTTATCCTTTGGGAAAATAAGGTTTGTATCGATTTCGCTGCTAACAGCCGCAAAACCGATATCCTCTATAATCAACTTTGCCTCTTCAAGAAAGATCACATTGGAGCTTCCTAGATTGATATCGCATAATCTTTTCAAGTATTTTAACTTTTCTTTTGTTTTAACGAGTTTATAAGCCTGATTGTTCATTTCACAAATTCTTTTAAATTTAGGTTTTTGTAAAAGGCTTAGTTCACTAATGTTTATAATCATATTTTCTTGGTCTTCTGTTACGAAACCAAGGGAATAAATTGCGGAACCAAGTAAATCAACATGGGTGATTACCGCGTGTTTATAAACTTCCCCAGTACGTAGACGAAGAGACTCTGCCTCAATGGCACCACCAATTTTTCGTTCGTTAACAAGTAATTTATAAATATCTTTTAAACCGTTAATTTGATTAACCATTATGGTACCTCCTCTATTTTAGAAGGAAAATGTATTATTGATAATAATTCTCATTATCATTATACAAAGGGTCATCGGATTGGTCAATCAAATATTTAAGGATATTCTATGAATATTCAAGTTTTAGACGGATATAAAATCTCATAAAAAGACATTATCTTCCAAATGTGGTAATCTTCTATTAGAAACTAGATTTAAACGGAAAAGGAAGCAGGGCTATGAATCATAACAATCACTTTGAGCAAGTGCCAATTTTGAAAAAAGTAACAGAGGATATTCGACTATTATCCTTCCCCTATGTATTTGGTATGGAACAGGTTAATTGTTTTTTATTTCGAGGTGAAAAGGGCTTCACTATAGTAGATACAGGAAGTTATTCAGAGGAAGGAAAGCAGACTTGGAAAAGTTTAATGGCCTCTGGGATGACGATTGAAAAGGTAATCTTGACACACTTTCATATTGATCATCTAGGACTTGCCAAATGGTTTCAGGAAAAATTTCAAATTCCTGTTTATATTTCTAACAAGGGCTACCGTGAAATAGTAAGGCGTAAGGATAAAGAATCTACGCAGTTTGTCGTCGATTTGTTTAAGAAGCATGGCTGTGATGAATATTCTAAATTGGCCGCCACTGATTATTCTCAAATATATGACTTTGTACCAGATGGGTTCTTTGATGAAAATCAGCAAATCATGTTAGGGGATCAATCTTATGAAACAATATGGACACCTGGACACTCTTCTGACCATTTCTGTTTTTACCATCGAGAACAACAAATTATGATCGTGGGTGATCATATACTGGAGAAAATTTCTCCTGTCGTCTTAATTGAATCGCCAGAGGATGTAAATCCATTAAAGGATTATTACAATTCCTTAGGGAAAATAAAAGACTATTCCATTCAACTTGCTTTGCCTGGCCATGGGAATTTGATGAACGGTCTAGTCGATCGAATGGAAGAGATTCGTTCGGGCCATATGTATCGAATCAATCAAGTACTAGAGTTACTACAAGGTGGAGAAAAAACGGCTTGGCAAATTTGTCAAGAGATCTATCGAAGAAAACGGTTCTTCGCACCGCTTATGGCAACAATTACGAGATGTATTTATCTGGAATCAGTCGGTAAAATTAAATCACGGACCATGAATGATAAAGTTTATTATCAATTAATTTCTTAAAATGGTAAATAAAAGGTACCTATTCTTTTAGTAAGTTTTAAAACCTACTAAAAGAATGGGTACTTTTTTAATGGTTGAATAATATACTTGATATTTTTGTATTCAACCATAGAAAGCGGGGAATATTAATTTTTTTCGAAAAAACAGTAAAAAAGGCCTATAAATTTAATTTCCTTTAATCAAAAGTTCCTAAAACTAAGCTCCTGTTAAAAAAACCTTATTAAGAATGATGTAGGTCAATAATAACAGACATCATTTCACAGAGACCAATGTCAAATTGACTAAACATCAGGTGCGTGTTATTAAATTAAATAAATAAAAAGGTAATCCATAAAATAATAGTAAGGGGATAGAAGTAATGAAGGTTAGAAGTTTTCTAGTCTTACCTCTAACATTCTTTCTTGTCGCTTGTGCAACCCAGGAGTCGTCCGAACAAGCAAAAGAAGTGAGTGTAGAAGAGTTGACTGTACAGGACGAAGAAAATAAAGTAGGAACAAAGGTTGATTTTCCTGAAGCACCATCCCAACCAGAACAAATTGTCGCTCAAAAGAAAGGAATCAAGACGGATGAGGCGATTTCTGTTATAGAGCGTGATAAATACGACTCGCTCGCTTGGGAAGAAATTTTGAAAGATTTTCCCAAAAAGGAATCAGAACTATCTGATATATATAATGGACTTATACACTCATTTGGAAACGATTATCAGGAAGCGTATAAAGCGCTTGTAAACTTTGAACCTGATTATGGTGAATATGATTTAGCAGGAGATCAAGAAACGTACAAAAATATTGCGATCCATTTAGATTCAAGCGGAAGTATGGCGGCATATGTTTCAGGTGGGGTTAAGATGGATTTAGCTAAAGAGGCGATTAAAAACTATGCTTCTGGTTTACCAGAGGACAGCATGATTTCATTAAGGGTTTATGGCCACCAAGGAACGGGTAGTGATCAGGACAAAGCGTTATCATGCGGCAGCACAGAAGTTATGTATGCCGTGAATACTTACCAGGATGAAGACTTTTCAAATGCTTTAACACAATTTAAACCTAGTGGATGGACACCACTGGCTTCTACGATAAAATCTGCTTATGAAGATTTAAAAGTAAAGTCATCTGATCAATCAGAAAACATCCTTTTTATTGTGAGTGACGGAATTGAAACCTGTGACGGAAATCCAGTTGAAGAAGCGCGCAATCTAGCAAACTCAAATTTAAACGTTAAGGTGAATATTATCGGATTTAACGTAGATGATGAAGGACAAAAACAGTTAAAAGAGACAGCGACAGCTGGAAACGGAACGTATTACACAGTGAATTCAAACATTGATCTAAACAATACAATTTCTAATTTATTAGCAGAGGCTCAGTCAGGGATTCAAAAGAATTTTGAAAAAGGTAGATTAGGCTATCAGGCAAACATGCACAGTGTTAAGGTAGGCGAACAAATTCAAAACTTTAGCGGGGCCTTCAGAGATGCAATTGTTGAAGAAAACAAGCTCTTTTATGAAGCGATCTATCAACTTCAAGCGTTGGAGTATATCACACAAGCGGAAGGAGACGCCTTAGTAGCGATGATTGAAGACCGCAATGATGCGATGCTGGAATTCAAAGACCAATTATATGATGAGGCCAATGAAAAGAATAAAGCAAAATTAAAAGAGATTCACGACCGCATAAGTGCAAGTTAACAAAATTACTCGGAGCGTTACTACTCACTCGGGGCGTCACAGTGACGCCCCGAGTGTAAAAGAGGATTTAAATATATGAGCAAAAAATATTATTGGTATTGTCAGCGAATTTCATCATTGCAGGTGTAGGGGGACTTTTAATATGGGTCTTCTTTATTGCTGATAGTCAAAATGGTGTCTTACCACTGGAGGGAAATGAGACAATAGCATATACATTTTTGACATTATGTTTGTTAGGAATGATTTCTACAGCAATAAGCATCTCAGCTTCAAATGAAGAAAGTGCGAAAATAAGTAAAAAGCCATTCTTTCAGGCTTAGTCATTGCTGTATGTTTTTTCTTATGGAGACTCATGGTTGCCTTATGATGTAAGGGGTGTTTTCAATTTTTTTAGAGGGTTATTTATTATTTCGGGGCGTCGGTGTAATGCCCCAATATTGGCGGGGTGTAAAATGAATAGGATGGAAAAGAGAAAGTCGCTATTTTTTGTATTATTATTGTTCGGTTTTTTATTATTAACCGCTTGCGGGGATGATAAAGCAAGTTCTGAAAGGAAGGAAAAGGATCCATATGACCAACTTGCAGATGAAAAAAATGCTGAGTTAGAACAAGTACCCATTGAAATGACATCTTATGGAGAAGAGATTGGGGCTACATTTAAAGCGCCGATATATCAAGAAGTTGCTGTCAATGGAAAAGTAACGGTAGAAGCCACAATTGAAGACTACTCCCAATTGAAAGAGGACTATGCTTGGATTAAGGTCGTTTCAGAGGAAGAAGGACCTGCTGGAAAAGACCATGAGTATTACACGCCGATCAAGGATGGAAAGTTGAAGCAGGATATTCACTTTTTCAATGGTGAAGGGAAATATCAAATTTCTGTGCA is a genomic window of Niallia sp. XMNu-256 containing:
- a CDS encoding ring-cleaving dioxygenase — protein: MNQLKGLHHVTAITSSAEKIYDFFTYVLGMRLVKKTVNQDDINTYHLYFTDDVGSPGTDMTFFDFPGIPKGVHGTNEISKTSFRVPTDEALEYWVKRFDKYEIKHTGIKEQFGKKTLSFADFDDQQYQLISDQHNQGVSSGKPWPNGPIPLEFSITGLGPIFIRTSHMDYFKELLEKVFYMSETAQEESFHLFEMGEGGNGAQVIVEYNTILPQARQGFGTVHHTAFRVDERADLEAWQQHLQAFQLQNSGYVERYYFGSLYTPVAPGILFELATDGPGFMEDEPYETLGEKLSLPPFFEPQHERIEAMVRPLDTVRSTLKIEKEYL
- a CDS encoding NADPH-dependent FMN reductase produces the protein MGFFDKLFGKEKKEEETMAKLNIGIILGSTREGRVSPQVGAWVKEIADKRGDANYTIIDIADYKLPLLGEEGGDASGAAAWSEIIAAQDGFVFIVQEYNHSITGALKNALDYLREEWNNKAAGIVSYGSVGGARAAEHLRGILGELLVADVRVHPALSLFTDFENGTDFKPAAVQEDSVNQMLDQLIPWSKALFTIR
- a CDS encoding M48 family metallopeptidase, producing the protein MIEENSIGKRLVHHKEGVYFALTLLVSILTYVALLFSIIGIVIIAAIILVSYFFHALSMASIRRNGVRLSERQFPEIYEKAVKLAHNMEIEKMPAIYVMESMGIMNAFATRFFGKNMVVIYSEIFDLSEEKRNDELLFVLAHEFAHIKRRHVLVHMLLLPAMFIPFLGEAYLRACEYTCDRYAAYYIDNVDAAKEALSMLAIGKRLSSKMNKEAFVQQISEESGFFAWLSEKLSSHPHLPKRINALDNWVNPEQYPLIREKRVGLVVGVVVSVLLVGILTGAVALIVKGTSTLTAFLEDPYLYGEEEYFEEEMYPPVIQAVFDEDMEMLEQAVTDGADIDEKDSEGFTALQYAVMWGDSESAEWLIQNGADVNTTDSWGSTPLINAVFNDTDVETVELLLGNGADPTIKDSEGKTAYDYAVENRDAQLRDLLQ
- a CDS encoding diaminopimelate dehydrogenase, whose amino-acid sequence is MSKKKIRLGIVGYGNLGKGAIKAIKETQDMELVAVFTRRDPKELILDDPNVKSLHISSASDYKDDIDVMLLCGGSATDLPEQTPHFASMFNTVDSFDTHAKIPEFYQSVNEVAAKNNTTAIISVGWDPGLFSINRVMADAILPNGENYTFWGKGLSQGHSDAVRRVKGVKKGVQYTIPSEDAMEKVRSGANPELTTAEKHTRVCYIVPEEGADQGTIENEIKTMPNYFADYHTEVHFISEQEFNRDHTKAPHGGFVIRGGNTGENNKQIYEFSLKLDSNPEFTASVLVAYARAAYRLNQEKQFGAKTVFDIAPGYISPRSAEELRKDYL
- a CDS encoding ribonuclease J, yielding MTSQSNPLSFFALGGINEIGKNMYAIEYAEDIIVIDCGGKFPDETLFGIDLIIPDVTYLEDNKEKVRALIVTHGHEDHIGGIPYFLQKLNVPIYATRFTLGLIELKLDEHRLTRDTTLIPIDSESNLELGAIKTSFFKVSHSIPDCLGIVFHTPEGNVVHTGDFKFDLTPANNQISDIHKMAQIGDQGVLALISESTNAERKGLTPSERIVSDHLHEAFTKADGKIFVSTFASNVNRVQQVVEAAVKTRRKLALLGRSMINVVNVAIERGYLHIPDGMLIDAREVEHLDPERVVILCTGSQGEPMAALARLANGSYRDVSIYPGDTVILAASPIPGNEKDVSRIIDNLFQLGANVIYGSGSSTGMHVSGHGYQEDLKLMLTLMKPKYFIPIHGEHRMLHHHRLLAESVGVDRANTFIINNGDVVDFSNDVARQTRTIPSGNTFVDGLGIGDVGSIVLRDRKQLSEDGMLVIVITLSKAERTIISGPDTISRGFVYARESEELLNEVNHIVAKSIDEMQKANIHRWNTMKQNIKKSVGQYLFAQTKKKPMILPIIIEV
- a CDS encoding IMEF encapsulin system ferritin-like cargo protein, with protein sequence MGTFAELDLIFNRTKDALTEFMGIITPIIENAKDDHERLFWHHIYEEEEHRSDRLDLLMPKVQTLVKDGDKAANSNRLELVHLLQDISLEKFGLHNFLEHLDLFLFQFKETEAGEKVQVLRDITNEDYQQMKGLMEQLNQDFQGELEFKTSIPTDEKEDNPSNVKIEAYSSEPSQITAQGKQKVRKSLTVGSLKRK
- a CDS encoding family 1 encapsulin nanocompartment shell protein; the encoded protein is MDKSILFAESTLTREDWQELDQTVFESVKKQLVGRRFIDIYGPLGEGVQSVTNDIYATPEQGEISFHGEDLGLSVPSSRVTLTIPMLYKDFILYWRDIQQAKTLGSPIDFSASANAGQQCALLEDDLIFNGSEEFNIPGIMNVKGKLSHIRSDWMESGNAFGDVVEARNKLLRMGHTGPYALVLSPELYALVHRVHQGTHVLEIEHIRELMTAGVYQSPMIKKGTGFVIDAGRQNIDLAIASDFDTYFLDQDNMNFYFRVFETVVPRIKRPSAICTLEDLSE
- a CDS encoding MBL fold metallo-hydrolase, with protein sequence MNHNNHFEQVPILKKVTEDIRLLSFPYVFGMEQVNCFLFRGEKGFTIVDTGSYSEEGKQTWKSLMASGMTIEKVILTHFHIDHLGLAKWFQEKFQIPVYISNKGYREIVRRKDKESTQFVVDLFKKHGCDEYSKLAATDYSQIYDFVPDGFFDENQQIMLGDQSYETIWTPGHSSDHFCFYHREQQIMIVGDHILEKISPVVLIESPEDVNPLKDYYNSLGKIKDYSIQLALPGHGNLMNGLVDRMEEIRSGHMYRINQVLELLQGGEKTAWQICQEIYRRKRFFAPLMATITRCIYLESVGKIKSRTMNDKVYYQLIS